A window from Sinorhizobium mexicanum encodes these proteins:
- the traC gene encoding conjugal transfer protein TraC, translating to MKKPSSKIRNEIARLQEQLKLAETREAERIGRIALKAGLGEIEVEEAELQAAFEDLAKQFRGGEAPSTGGKRGGGDGESAPPATQDASGATPGRTGEA from the coding sequence ATGAAGAAACCCTCCTCGAAGATCCGCAACGAAATCGCCAGGCTCCAGGAGCAGCTCAAGCTGGCCGAGACCCGCGAGGCCGAGCGCATCGGCCGGATCGCACTGAAGGCCGGGCTTGGCGAGATCGAAGTCGAGGAGGCGGAGCTCCAGGCGGCGTTCGAGGATCTGGCGAAGCAGTTTCGCGGAGGCGAGGCCCCATCGACCGGAGGGAAAAGGGGAGGCGGCGACGGCGAGAGCGCCCCGCCCGCCACGCAGGACGCGTCTGGCGCGACTCCGGGCCGGACTGGTGAGGCTTGA
- the traA gene encoding Ti-type conjugative transfer relaxase TraA, whose amino-acid sequence MAVPHFSVSIVARGSGRSAVLSAAYRHCAKMEYEREARTIDYRAKRGLLHEEFVIPGDAPQWLGAMIADHSVSGASEAFWNKVEVFEKRSDAQLAKDITIALPVELSTEQSIALMRDFVERHITSNGMVADWVYHDAPDNPHVHLMTTLRPLTENGFGAKKLPVVGPDGNPIRNDAGKIVYELWAGSADDFNAFRDGWFACQNKHLALAGLDISVDGRSFEKQGIELTPTIHLGVGAKAIERKSAEADRDISLERLELQEERRAENARRIQRRPEIVLDLITREKSVFDERDVAKVLHRYIGDARLFQILMARILQSPETLRLERERIEFSSGTRAPAKYTTRELIRLEAQIANRALWLSQRSSHDVRDAVLDATFARHFRLSEEQTSAIAHVAGGERIAAVIGRAGAGKTTMMKAAREAWEAAGYRVVGGALAGKAAEGLEKEAGILSRTLSSWELRWKEGRNQLDDRTVFVLDEAGMVSSRQMALFVEAAVNAGAKLVLIGDPEQLQPIEAGAAFRGIADRVGYAELETIYRQRQQWMRDASVDLARGNVRNAVEAYRAQGHVNGSELKADAVRALIADWNRDYDPAKSSLILAHLRRDVRILNEMARAKLVERGIVADGFVFRTEDGNRKFAAGDQIVFLKNEGSLGVKNGMLAKVVNAAPGRIVAEVGEGEHRRQVTVEQRFYSHVDHGYATTIHKSQGATVDRVKVLASLSLDRHLSYVVMTRHRDDFGLYYGRRSFAKAGGLIPILSRKNAKETTLDYVHGSFYWQALRFAEARGLHLVNVARTVVRDRLDWTIRQKSKLIELGARLATIAGKLGLSAPAVRTSQSHTIKESKPMVPGITTFPNSLEQSVEDRLAADPGLKKQWEEVSSRFHLVYAEPQAAFKAVNVDAILKDEAAAISTIARIGSEPESFGALKGRTGILASRTDKQSRETAVTSAPALSRNLERYLRQRTEAERKYEAEERTVRLKVSLDIPALSSAAKQTLERVRDAIDRNDLPAGLEYALSDKMVKAELEGFARAVSERFGERTFLSLAAKDTNGQPFQSVTSGMSAGQKAEVQSAWNSMRTVQQLSAHERTTEALKQAETLRQTKSQGLSLK is encoded by the coding sequence GTGGCCGTCCCTCATTTCTCCGTCAGCATCGTAGCCCGCGGCTCCGGCCGCAGCGCCGTCCTGTCGGCGGCGTACCGGCATTGCGCGAAGATGGAGTACGAGCGGGAGGCGCGGACCATCGACTATCGCGCCAAGCGGGGCTTGCTGCACGAGGAGTTCGTCATCCCGGGCGATGCGCCGCAATGGCTCGGGGCGATGATTGCCGATCACTCGGTCTCTGGCGCTTCCGAAGCGTTCTGGAACAAGGTCGAGGTTTTCGAGAAACGCTCCGACGCGCAGCTTGCCAAGGACATCACCATCGCCCTGCCGGTTGAACTTTCGACCGAGCAGAGCATCGCGCTGATGCGGGATTTCGTCGAGCGGCACATCACCTCGAACGGCATGGTTGCCGACTGGGTCTACCACGACGCGCCCGACAATCCACATGTGCATCTGATGACGACGCTCAGGCCACTGACCGAAAATGGATTCGGCGCCAAGAAGCTGCCCGTAGTCGGGCCGGACGGCAATCCGATCCGCAACGACGCCGGCAAGATTGTCTACGAGCTTTGGGCCGGCAGCGCCGACGACTTCAACGCCTTTCGCGACGGCTGGTTCGCCTGCCAGAACAAGCATCTCGCGCTCGCCGGTCTCGACATCAGCGTCGACGGCCGTTCCTTCGAAAAGCAGGGTATCGAGCTCACGCCGACCATTCATCTCGGCGTCGGCGCCAAGGCGATCGAACGGAAGTCAGCGGAAGCGGACCGGGACATTTCGCTGGAACGGCTGGAGCTGCAGGAGGAGCGTCGAGCCGAAAACGCCCGCCGCATCCAGCGCCGTCCGGAGATCGTGCTCGACCTGATCACCCGCGAGAAGAGCGTCTTCGACGAACGCGACGTCGCCAAGGTCCTGCACCGCTATATCGGCGATGCCCGCCTGTTCCAGATCCTGATGGCAAGGATCCTGCAGAGCCCAGAAACGCTCCGTCTCGAGCGCGAGCGGATCGAATTTTCGAGCGGAACCCGAGCGCCGGCCAAGTACACGACGCGGGAGCTTATCCGGCTCGAAGCGCAGATAGCTAATCGGGCGTTATGGCTGTCTCAACGATCGTCCCACGATGTTCGGGACGCGGTGTTGGATGCGACGTTCGCGCGCCATTTCCGCCTCTCGGAGGAGCAGACGAGTGCAATCGCGCACGTTGCCGGCGGCGAGCGCATTGCCGCAGTGATTGGCCGTGCCGGTGCCGGCAAGACGACGATGATGAAGGCGGCTCGCGAAGCCTGGGAGGCCGCCGGATACCGCGTCGTGGGTGGCGCCCTTGCCGGCAAAGCCGCTGAGGGTCTGGAGAAGGAAGCCGGCATCCTGTCCCGCACGCTGTCGTCCTGGGAGCTTCGCTGGAAGGAGGGCCGGAACCAGCTCGACGACAGGACCGTCTTCGTACTCGATGAAGCCGGCATGGTCTCGTCAAGGCAGATGGCGCTATTCGTCGAAGCGGCGGTCAACGCCGGCGCCAAACTCGTGCTGATCGGCGATCCGGAACAGTTGCAGCCGATCGAAGCGGGTGCGGCCTTCCGCGGCATTGCCGATCGCGTCGGTTATGCCGAGCTCGAAACCATCTATCGCCAACGCCAGCAGTGGATGCGCGACGCTTCCGTTGATCTTGCACGCGGGAATGTCCGCAATGCGGTCGAGGCCTATCGTGCGCAGGGCCACGTCAACGGATCGGAGCTGAAGGCCGATGCGGTGCGGGCGCTGATCGCCGATTGGAACCGCGACTACGATCCAGCCAAATCTTCGCTGATCCTCGCCCATCTGCGTCGCGACGTGCGGATCCTCAACGAAATGGCGCGCGCAAAGCTCGTCGAACGCGGCATCGTCGCCGATGGTTTTGTCTTCCGGACCGAAGACGGTAACCGGAAATTCGCCGCTGGAGACCAAATCGTATTCCTGAAGAATGAGGGTTCGCTCGGTGTCAAGAACGGCATGTTGGCGAAGGTCGTGAACGCAGCGCCCGGGCGTATCGTTGCAGAAGTCGGAGAAGGCGAACACCGCCGCCAGGTCACGGTCGAACAACGGTTCTACAGTCATGTCGATCACGGCTATGCCACCACGATCCACAAAAGCCAGGGTGCCACCGTCGACCGGGTGAAGGTGCTGGCGTCCTTGTCGCTCGATCGCCATCTCAGCTACGTCGTCATGACCCGTCACCGCGACGACTTTGGTCTCTATTACGGCCGTCGATCCTTCGCCAAGGCAGGCGGCCTTATTCCGATCCTGTCGCGGAAGAATGCCAAGGAAACGACGCTCGATTATGTGCACGGCAGCTTTTACTGGCAGGCGCTTCGCTTCGCCGAGGCCCGTGGCCTTCACCTCGTCAACGTCGCGCGCACGGTCGTACGCGACCGGCTCGACTGGACCATCCGGCAGAAATCGAAGCTCATCGAACTCGGCGCACGTCTGGCGACGATCGCCGGCAAGCTTGGTCTGTCTGCCCCCGCGGTCAGGACCTCTCAATCGCACACCATTAAGGAGTCGAAACCGATGGTACCAGGCATTACCACGTTCCCAAATTCTCTGGAGCAGAGTGTCGAAGACCGGCTTGCCGCCGACCCCGGCTTGAAGAAGCAATGGGAGGAGGTCTCGTCGCGCTTCCATCTCGTTTATGCTGAGCCGCAAGCGGCGTTCAAGGCAGTCAATGTCGATGCGATACTGAAGGACGAAGCCGCGGCGATATCCACCATCGCCAGGATCGGCTCCGAGCCGGAAAGCTTTGGCGCGCTGAAAGGCAGGACCGGGATCCTTGCCAGCCGCACCGACAAGCAGAGCCGAGAAACGGCCGTCACCAGTGCGCCTGCGCTCTCCCGAAACCTGGAGCGCTATCTGCGTCAGCGGACGGAGGCCGAACGCAAATATGAAGCTGAGGAGCGCACCGTCCGTCTGAAGGTCTCCCTCGACATCCCGGCGCTGTCGTCGGCGGCAAAGCAGACGCTCGAGCGCGTCCGAGACGCCATCGACCGGAACGATCTTCCGGCAGGCCTCGAATACGCGCTCTCGGACAAGATGGTGAAAGCGGAACTCGAAGGATTTGCGAGAGCCGTATCGGAACGTTTCGGCGAACGCACCTTCCTGTCACTCGCCGCCAAGGACACGAACGGTCAGCCGTTCCAGTCCGTGACATCAGGCATGTCGGCGGGGCAGAAGGCGGAAGTACAATCTGCCTGGAACTCGATGCGGACGGTCCAGCAACTTTCCGCACATGAGCGCACAACCGAAGCATTGAAGCAGGCGGAAACACTGCGGCAAACGAAGAGCCAGGGGCTCTCGCTCAAATGA
- the traF gene encoding conjugative transfer signal peptidase TraF, with protein MTAATRTGPRAFARRRQSAITLSISAAAIALVALTGFPGGYRINLTPSEPLGLWRIVPLDGPADVGDLVFICPPDTASIREARARGYLRSGLCPGGVAPLIKTVVAVGGQRVEIAAEVTIDGRMLPTSTLAEKDGKGRPLTPFASGVVPRGQVFLHSAFAGSFDSRYFGPVPTSSILGLAQEVLTYAP; from the coding sequence ATGACGGCTGCAACTCGAACAGGACCGCGGGCGTTCGCGCGGCGAAGGCAATCCGCCATCACCCTATCGATTTCTGCCGCTGCCATCGCACTGGTCGCACTGACGGGCTTCCCGGGCGGCTATCGGATCAATCTGACGCCGAGCGAGCCGCTCGGTCTCTGGCGCATTGTTCCGCTCGACGGTCCGGCTGACGTCGGCGACCTGGTGTTCATCTGCCCGCCGGACACAGCCAGCATCCGGGAGGCGAGAGCGCGGGGCTATCTCCGCTCCGGTCTTTGCCCGGGCGGTGTCGCACCGCTCATCAAGACGGTCGTCGCGGTTGGCGGCCAGCGCGTCGAAATTGCGGCCGAGGTGACGATCGACGGGCGCATGCTTCCTACGTCCACTTTGGCGGAGAAAGACGGCAAGGGTCGACCGCTGACGCCCTTCGCAAGCGGTGTCGTGCCGCGCGGACAGGTCTTCCTGCATTCGGCTTTCGCCGGCTCGTTCGACTCCCGCTACTTCGGGCCAGTGCCGACTTCCAGCATTCTCGGCCTGGCGCAGGAGGTGCTGACCTATGCACCGTGA
- a CDS encoding conjugal transfer protein TraB, with translation MHRDCLGPTLLIIASVIAGTVAWSGHILLLPAALGFPVLWSLARTRHTATLVSAAYFLSASRGLPQGVAAFYASDLWPGLLLWLAASASFVAVHALLWTKDTGRRPARYVLAAALMAIPPFGITGWGHPVTAAGVLFPAWGCWGLAVTTAGLAGLVSRLWPAVAIALTGFWLWSAAFWTEPKLPEAWRGVDLELGASLGRNTSMLRHRDLIATVTERASDGARYIVLPESALGFWTPTIERLWTRSLAGQDATVLAGAAIVDADGYDNVIVAISFEGSQILYRERMPVPGSMWQPWRRLFGGSAGANAHFFANPVVALDPGRAALLICYEQLIIWPILQSMLGDPDLIVAIGNGWWTRGTSIVAIQRASTAAWAKLFGKPLVFSFNS, from the coding sequence ATGCACCGTGATTGCCTCGGACCGACTTTGCTCATAATCGCATCGGTCATCGCCGGCACGGTGGCATGGAGCGGCCACATACTGCTGCTGCCGGCGGCACTCGGGTTTCCCGTCCTCTGGTCGCTGGCGCGAACGAGGCACACGGCAACGCTCGTGTCTGCCGCATACTTCCTGTCAGCGTCACGCGGCCTGCCGCAAGGCGTGGCAGCCTTCTATGCGTCCGATCTCTGGCCCGGTCTGCTGCTGTGGTTGGCCGCCTCCGCAAGCTTTGTTGCGGTGCATGCGCTGTTGTGGACGAAGGATACCGGCCGTCGCCCGGCTCGCTATGTTCTGGCGGCCGCCCTGATGGCAATTCCCCCTTTCGGCATTACCGGCTGGGGGCATCCCGTCACGGCCGCCGGCGTGCTGTTTCCGGCATGGGGATGCTGGGGACTGGCTGTCACGACAGCCGGCCTCGCGGGCCTCGTTTCCCGCCTATGGCCGGCTGTCGCCATTGCCCTCACAGGCTTTTGGCTCTGGTCCGCCGCATTCTGGACCGAGCCGAAGCTACCGGAAGCATGGCGGGGCGTCGATCTCGAACTAGGTGCTTCGCTCGGACGGAACACCAGCATGCTGCGCCACCGTGATCTGATTGCAACGGTGACCGAACGAGCCTCGGACGGTGCTCGATACATTGTCCTTCCCGAGAGCGCTTTGGGCTTTTGGACGCCGACAATTGAGCGCCTCTGGACCCGTTCGCTGGCAGGACAAGATGCGACGGTTCTCGCGGGTGCCGCAATCGTCGACGCGGACGGATACGACAATGTCATCGTTGCGATTTCCTTTGAGGGCAGTCAGATTCTCTACCGGGAACGGATGCCGGTTCCAGGCTCTATGTGGCAGCCCTGGAGGCGGCTCTTCGGCGGCAGCGCCGGTGCAAACGCGCATTTCTTTGCAAATCCGGTCGTGGCTCTCGACCCCGGCCGCGCCGCGCTGCTGATCTGCTACGAACAACTGATTATCTGGCCGATACTGCAATCGATGCTCGGCGATCCCGACTTGATCGTTGCGATCGGCAACGGCTGGTGGACCAGAGGAACATCCATCGTCGCCATCCAGCGCGCCAGCACCGCGGCGTGGGCGAAGCTGTTCGGCAAGCCGCTCGTTTTTTCTTTCAACAGCTGA
- a CDS encoding TraH family protein → MLDATLIKDCADPSLKPAIVEQFVTAGGSADPLAVTVRSGGLLILVPGAKSADEAIAIVRQYAGKAVVRVGLTQFPAGVGVKDPADLKPDLVEPCENLRKGTAMFAKILRIVGKWYGNPTNDDVFPQIFEDAVYAWKTGEFEGVGVFQAPDPGGNTGTRNVSPSGDGSDSHPGDATAETPDASKFGSAEIRIDLSRIGGK, encoded by the coding sequence ATGCTCGACGCTACCCTGATCAAAGATTGTGCCGACCCCTCTCTCAAGCCGGCGATCGTAGAGCAGTTCGTCACGGCGGGGGGCTCGGCCGACCCACTTGCCGTGACCGTCCGATCGGGCGGTCTGCTGATCCTTGTGCCGGGGGCCAAGTCGGCCGATGAAGCGATCGCTATCGTGCGGCAATATGCCGGAAAGGCTGTCGTCCGCGTCGGTCTGACGCAGTTTCCGGCTGGTGTGGGCGTCAAGGATCCGGCCGACCTGAAGCCGGATCTGGTCGAGCCTTGCGAGAACCTGCGCAAGGGCACGGCGATGTTCGCCAAGATCCTCAGGATCGTTGGCAAGTGGTATGGCAATCCGACGAACGACGACGTCTTCCCGCAGATCTTCGAGGATGCTGTCTACGCATGGAAAACCGGCGAGTTCGAGGGTGTGGGGGTGTTTCAGGCTCCTGATCCGGGTGGGAACACCGGGACGCGAAATGTGTCGCCTTCGGGCGACGGCAGCGACAGCCACCCAGGAGATGCCACCGCCGAAACGCCCGACGCCAGCAAGTTTGGTTCGGCCGAGATTCGGATCGACCTGTCGAGGATCGGAGGCAAATGA
- a CDS encoding autoinducer binding domain-containing protein, giving the protein MDEDFRSLIDMAEAAHDERMIKCAVKSFAQACGFERFAYLETEGAEVRTFNSYPKAWQGVYLTSHYARLDPVVTEAKRRMDMFAWTADDWPDCGSSDLRRFRDQAVEHGIYSGVTIPVEGSYGSTMMLTLASSERKADISKLQGGRKAMQAVMAIHYRLKIIGATTLVAPRRMLSPREAMCLMWAIKGRSAPDTAMLTGINARTVQHYLDSARRKFDAKTVPQLVAIAKDRGLI; this is encoded by the coding sequence GTGGACGAAGACTTTCGCTCTCTCATCGACATGGCGGAAGCCGCGCACGATGAACGTATGATCAAGTGCGCAGTCAAGAGCTTCGCGCAGGCATGCGGATTCGAGCGTTTTGCCTATCTGGAAACCGAAGGCGCCGAGGTCCGGACCTTCAATTCCTACCCGAAGGCATGGCAGGGCGTTTATCTCACCAGTCACTACGCTCGCCTCGACCCGGTTGTTACGGAGGCCAAGCGTCGCATGGACATGTTTGCCTGGACGGCCGACGACTGGCCGGATTGCGGATCTTCCGACCTCAGGCGATTTCGCGACCAGGCGGTCGAACACGGCATTTATAGCGGCGTAACGATTCCGGTCGAAGGAAGTTATGGCTCGACGATGATGCTGACCTTGGCGTCATCGGAGCGGAAGGCGGATATTTCGAAACTGCAGGGCGGCCGAAAGGCAATGCAGGCGGTCATGGCCATCCATTACCGCTTGAAGATCATAGGCGCTACGACGCTCGTCGCGCCGAGGCGGATGCTTTCACCAAGGGAGGCCATGTGCCTCATGTGGGCGATAAAGGGAAGGAGCGCGCCGGATACCGCGATGCTAACGGGCATCAATGCCAGGACGGTGCAGCACTATCTGGACAGCGCGCGTCGAAAGTTCGACGCCAAGACTGTTCCCCAGCTTGTCGCGATTGCCAAGGACCGCGGACTGATCTGA
- a CDS encoding ATP-binding protein: protein MVDTVLRKPLIGRKARPVIETALADTRVVLIAGPRQAGKTTLARQFSGSDRAYVTLDDAGALNAAKTDPVGFIRGLNRAVIDEVQRAPELILAIKESVDREDAPGRFLLTGSANLATVPAIADSLAGRMAVVPLLPFAQSELRSTPGRLLDRLFAGEEPETGDGTVFGDDLLETVLRGGYPEVLRRATPARRVAWLEDYVALILDRDVRDIANIDQLDRLPRLLDVLAEHAGQLVNHSSFGAALGLSSVTAQKYVAILERLFLVRTLTPWSNNRLSRLIKTPKLHFLDTGLLASLREEEADVLRENRTRFGALLESFVVSELLKLASWSERRLSFSHYRTKDKDEVDVVIEDRRGRIVGIEVKASATVKADDFRGLRQLQEAVGDRFVRGLVLHDHDRVTPFGEKLHAAPLSILWTM from the coding sequence ATGGTAGACACCGTGCTTCGTAAACCGCTGATCGGTCGTAAAGCTCGTCCGGTAATCGAGACGGCGCTTGCCGATACTCGTGTTGTCCTGATAGCGGGCCCGCGGCAAGCTGGAAAGACCACTCTCGCCCGCCAGTTCTCAGGCTCTGATCGCGCTTATGTCACCCTTGACGACGCCGGCGCCCTGAATGCCGCCAAAACGGATCCGGTCGGATTTATCCGGGGTCTTAATAGAGCCGTAATCGATGAGGTTCAGCGCGCTCCCGAACTGATATTGGCCATCAAGGAAAGCGTAGACCGTGAGGACGCTCCCGGCAGATTTCTGCTCACGGGTTCTGCCAATCTGGCGACTGTCCCTGCGATTGCCGATTCGCTTGCAGGACGCATGGCCGTGGTTCCCCTCCTGCCCTTCGCCCAGTCCGAACTCCGTTCCACTCCAGGTCGATTGCTGGATCGGCTATTCGCTGGCGAGGAACCTGAGACCGGTGATGGGACTGTATTTGGTGACGACCTCCTGGAGACCGTACTGCGCGGTGGCTATCCGGAAGTCTTGCGCAGAGCGACTCCTGCCCGCCGCGTTGCCTGGTTGGAGGACTATGTCGCGCTGATTCTCGATCGGGACGTTCGAGACATCGCCAACATCGACCAGCTCGATCGGCTTCCGCGATTGTTGGATGTACTTGCGGAACATGCCGGCCAACTGGTGAACCACAGCAGTTTCGGTGCCGCATTGGGGCTGTCCAGTGTGACCGCTCAGAAATATGTCGCCATACTCGAGCGGCTTTTTCTGGTCAGGACGCTGACGCCGTGGTCGAACAATCGCTTGAGCCGGTTGATAAAGACACCCAAATTGCACTTTCTCGATACAGGACTGCTGGCGAGCCTGCGGGAGGAAGAAGCCGATGTCTTGCGCGAAAACAGAACCCGGTTTGGAGCATTGCTCGAGAGCTTCGTCGTTTCCGAGCTTTTGAAATTGGCGTCGTGGTCGGAGCGTCGTCTGTCATTCTCGCACTATAGGACGAAGGATAAGGATGAGGTCGATGTCGTAATCGAGGACCGGCGCGGTCGCATCGTCGGCATAGAGGTCAAGGCATCAGCGACGGTGAAGGCTGACGATTTTAGGGGATTGCGACAGTTGCAAGAAGCCGTTGGCGATCGTTTTGTCAGAGGACTGGTCTTGCACGATCATGACCGTGTAACGCCTTTCGGAGAGAAATTACATGCAGCACCGCTGTCCATTCTGTGGACTATGTAA
- a CDS encoding helix-turn-helix domain-containing protein, whose product MVEYSSSRCSLEHGDSRGEVFARNLRAARQANGLSQEELAHRAAVDRTYISSLERSVYNPSIEVVDRLATVLGMEASELLKR is encoded by the coding sequence GTGGTCGAATACTCATCAAGTCGCTGTTCTCTCGAACATGGAGATTCGAGAGGAGAGGTGTTTGCGCGAAACCTGCGAGCAGCCCGGCAGGCCAACGGCCTGTCACAGGAAGAGCTTGCCCATCGCGCGGCTGTCGATCGCACATACATCAGCTCACTTGAGCGCAGCGTTTACAATCCCAGCATCGAAGTCGTGGACCGGTTGGCGACAGTCTTGGGCATGGAAGCGTCAGAATTGCTGAAGCGGTGA
- a CDS encoding transcriptional repressor TraM → MNDIVPSEANDERKEKGTLYSSMQTSELEALAVSAILEHRRLLAADEVVYEEWTRATDDGSVSTAVLKSLQDQYLERQKKSEAQQEELSEIIDALGYIPDVPLCDE, encoded by the coding sequence ATGAACGATATTGTCCCATCCGAGGCGAACGACGAGAGAAAGGAGAAAGGAACCCTCTACAGTTCGATGCAAACGTCAGAACTGGAGGCGTTGGCGGTCTCTGCGATCCTCGAACACCGCCGGCTTCTCGCCGCCGACGAAGTTGTCTATGAGGAGTGGACGCGCGCGACTGACGACGGGTCAGTCTCTACTGCCGTACTCAAGAGCCTGCAAGACCAGTACTTGGAGCGTCAGAAGAAATCCGAAGCTCAGCAGGAAGAGCTTTCGGAAATCATCGACGCGCTTGGCTATATCCCTGATGTCCCTTTGTGCGATGAGTGA
- a CDS encoding autoinducer binding domain-containing protein: MNGDLGSIIDMAEAAHDERIIKSGLKRFATSFGFERFAYLQTEGAKLRTFNSYPEKWQDIYLGSQYFRIDPAVTEAKRRMETISWTACDWPARGTSELKRFREQAIEHGIRSGVTIPVNGSYGSAVMLTFASSEKQADISRFQDRQKAIEAVMAIHYRLKIIAAATIVAPKRLLSPREAMCLMWAAKGKNVPETADVTGINPRTVQHYLDNARRKLDAATVPQLVAIAKDHGLV, translated from the coding sequence GTGAACGGAGATCTTGGCTCTATCATCGACATGGCAGAAGCCGCGCACGATGAACGTATTATCAAAAGCGGTCTGAAAAGATTCGCGACCTCTTTTGGTTTTGAGCGTTTCGCTTATCTGCAAACAGAAGGCGCTAAACTCCGCACATTCAACTCCTACCCCGAGAAATGGCAGGATATTTACCTCGGGAGCCAATATTTCCGCATTGACCCAGCCGTCACGGAGGCCAAGCGTCGCATGGAAACGATTTCCTGGACAGCCTGTGACTGGCCAGCGCGTGGAACCTCCGAGCTCAAGCGCTTTCGAGAGCAAGCGATCGAACACGGCATTCGCAGTGGTGTGACGATTCCCGTCAATGGGAGCTACGGTTCCGCGGTGATGCTGACGTTTGCATCCTCGGAGAAGCAGGCTGACATCTCAAGGTTTCAGGACCGGCAAAAAGCAATAGAGGCCGTCATGGCGATCCACTACCGCCTGAAGATCATAGCCGCAGCGACGATTGTGGCACCGAAACGCCTCCTCTCGCCAAGAGAGGCGATGTGCCTCATGTGGGCGGCAAAGGGCAAAAATGTTCCTGAAACCGCAGATGTGACAGGAATCAATCCAAGAACGGTGCAGCACTACCTGGACAACGCGCGCCGAAAGCTTGATGCAGCAACCGTTCCGCAACTTGTCGCGATCGCTAAAGATCACGGTTTGGTTTGA